The genomic window CGTCCACTTGTTCCGTCTTTATGTCGAAGTTATCTGCCATGCAGATAGCTTACCGCATTTTTCAAAGCCCGTCAATTTTTGACCGAACCATGAGCTATAGACGATCGAATGGAGGAACAATGGCAAAGACTATTGAAGCATTATTTGACGGAGCGGTTTTTCGCCCTGTTGAGCCAATTACACTCAAGCCGAACACGCGCGTGCGCATCACTTTCGAAACCCCGCGTCTCGCAAGGGAAAAGCGATCGTTTTTACAAGTTGCATCCTCGCTAAAATTAGAGGGGCCTCCAGATTGGTCCACTAACCTTGAAGAATATCTGTATGAGAAGGGCGGGCGTGAGGGCTGAAATCTTTCTCGATGCCGCGTATGCAATTGCGTTAGCCTCACCCAATGACTACTTTCACGAGCAGGCTGTCCACTTGGCGCGCCAGTTACAACAATCCAAGACATGCCTGGTGACTACTCGGGCTGTAATCCTGGAAATCGGGAACGCCCTGTCCAAGCAGCGCCATCGTCAAGATGCTGTGACGCTACTCAGCGCCCTTGAGACTGACCCTAACGTAAAGATAATTCCGCTCTCAGAACAACTCTACGATAAGGCATTTCTCCTGTTTCAAGAAAGGTCAGATAAAGAATGGGGGCTGACAGATTGCGTGTCTTTTGTCATCATGACCGAGAGGAAGATCAGCGCGGCATTGACCACAGATGTTCACTTCGAGCAAGCGGGGTTTCAAGTGCTGTTACACAAAGAATCAAAGTAATGGGGAGTTTACGAGTCATCTCCGGCACGGCCAAAGGCCGCCGGTTGAAATCCGTCCCCGGCGAGAGCACCCGCCCGGTCACCGACATGGTGAAGCAGGCGCTGTTCAACATCCTAGCCGGAGACGTGGTGGACGCCGCCTGGTGGGATCTGTTCGGCGGCACGGGCGCGGTAGGCATCGAAGCCTTGAGCCGCGGCGCGGCCTTCGTCCGCTTCGTGGAGCTGAACCGGCAGGCCGTCGAGACCATTCAATGGAACCTGGAGCATACCGGTTTCAGAGATCGGGCTGAGGTGCGGCGCGGGGATGCCTTTGCCATGCTGGCCGCCCGGCCCGACCGCGCTTTCGATTACGTTTACATCGCTCCGCCGCAATACAAGGAAATGTGGTCGAAGGCGCTGCTGGCGCTGGACGCCAATCCCGGCTGGCTGAGCGAGGGGGCATGGGTCATTGTGCAAATCCACCCCAAGGAATATCAGCATCTGGCTTTGAAGAACCTGGAAGAATTCGACGAGCGGAAATACGGGAGCACGCTGTTGGTGTTCTATGAGAA from Candidatus Zixiibacteriota bacterium includes these protein-coding regions:
- a CDS encoding antitoxin family protein encodes the protein MAKTIEALFDGAVFRPVEPITLKPNTRVRITFETPRLAREKRSFLQVASSLKLEGPPDWSTNLEEYLYEKGGREG
- a CDS encoding PIN domain-containing protein, translating into MRAEIFLDAAYAIALASPNDYFHEQAVHLARQLQQSKTCLVTTRAVILEIGNALSKQRHRQDAVTLLSALETDPNVKIIPLSEQLYDKAFLLFQERSDKEWGLTDCVSFVIMTERKISAALTTDVHFEQAGFQVLLHKESK
- the rsmD gene encoding 16S rRNA (guanine(966)-N(2))-methyltransferase RsmD — protein: MGSLRVISGTAKGRRLKSVPGESTRPVTDMVKQALFNILAGDVVDAAWWDLFGGTGAVGIEALSRGAAFVRFVELNRQAVETIQWNLEHTGFRDRAEVRRGDAFAMLAARPDRAFDYVYIAPPQYKEMWSKALLALDANPGWLSEGAWVIVQIHPKEYQHLALKNLEEFDERKYGSTLLVFYEKSVPRVLETLRD